The following is a genomic window from Armatimonadota bacterium.
GGCATCGAGGCGCAGGGCGACGGGCTTCATATTCGGCCGAATCTCCCCACGGCGCTGAAGTTCGCCGGCGTGCGCAACCTGCTCTACCGCGGGCTGCAACTTGACATTCGGGTCACCCGCGACGCGGTGGAGATCACCTGCCGCGATCCTGGATCTGACTTTCACCTGCGGAAACCCATCACGCGCGGCGGCGAGTACGTCTTCCGGCAACCGCCCCGCGGACGCTTTCCGCCTCGGCGCACCAGCTCGTGGGACGCCGCGTGGATCTGGACGCCGGGACAGTGGCGCGTCGAGGGCTCGACGTGCCACGCGCGCCGCGTGTTCGACATCGCCGGGCGCCCGACGCGCGCCGACATCTCGATTGCCGCCGACAACAGCTACCGGCTCTATGTCAACGGCGAGTTCGTCGGCGCGGGCGGCGGCTGGGAGACCGTGGAGCGCCGCGACATCGCGTCGCAGGTGCAACCGGGACGCAACGTCATCGCCGTCGCGTGCGCCAACGCTGATGGGCCCGGCGGACTGCTCGCGCAGGCCGCGATCGAGGTCGCCGGCCAGGAACCGGTGCGCCTGGCCACGGGGCAGGGATGGCGCGTAGCTGCCGACGCGCCCGACGGCTGGACTGAAGTCGGCTTCGACGATTCGGCGTGGCAGGCGGCTGAGGTCATCGCACGGCCGCCGGGCGGCCCGTGGGGGGAGATCGAGCCGGCATCGAGCCCGTAGGGCGGCCATCACGTGCCCGCGCGACGGCGGGTTCCAGTGTCGCCGGCCGCGTTCGGCCCGGGCGGCGCTGCCGACTCCGCACCGACGGTTACGGACCGCGACATGCAAGTTGGCATCATATCACTCGGCTGCCCGAAGAACCTCGTGGACACCGAGGTCATGCTGGGCCTGCTGGCGGAAGCCGGCCACGAGATAACGCCCGATGCGCGGACGGCGGAGGCGATCATCATCAACACGTGCTGCTTCATCGAGCCCGCGCGTGAGGAGGCGGCGCAGGCGGTCCGCGAGGCGCTGGAGTTGAAGGAGCGAGGAGCGTGCCGGTTGGTCATTGTCGCCGGCTGCTGGCCACAGCGTGAAGGGATGCGGCTGGCCGACCGATTCCCCGGGGTCGACGCGCTCATCGGCGTCAACGATTTCCCGCGCATCACGGAGATCCTCGACGGCCTCGCCGCGCGGCACGATCCCGGACGGCCGACGCTCCGCGTGTCTCCTCCGGAATTCCTCTACGATCACGCCACGCCGCGACTCCTCGCCACGCCGCCGTGGATGGCTTATCTCAAGATAGCCGAGGGGTGCGATCACCGCTGCGCGTTCTGTGTCATCCCGCACCTGCGCGGGCGGCTCCGCAGCCGGCCCATCGAGTCCGTCGTCGCCGAGGCGCGGGGCCTTGCTCGCCGCGGCGTCAAGGAGCTCAACGTGGTCGCCCAGGACACGACCGGCTACGGCCGCGATCTCTACGGCACACGCCGCATCTGCGACCTACTGCGTCACCTGGCGGTAGTGGACGGCGTGCACTGGCTGCGCCTCATGTACTGCTTTCCGACGGAGGTGGATGACGGACTCATCGCCCTCCTGCGCGACGAGCCGAAACTGTGCAAGTACATTGACCTGCCGGTGCAGCACAGCGAGCGGGCGGTTTTGCGCGGAATGCGCAGGCCGGGATCGGGCGAACGCTACCTCGAGTTGATCGAGCGACTGCGCGCGGAGGTGCCCGCGGTGGCGCTCCGCACTTCCATCCTGGTGGGCTTCCCCGGGGAGACGGAGCAGAACTTCGAAGCGCTGCTCGATTTCCTGGCGGCGGCACGGTTCGACCGCGCGGGCGCGTTCGTCTATTCGCGGGAAGAGGGCACGGTCGCCGCTGCGATGGCCGAGCACGTGCCGGTGGAGGTCGCGCAGGAACGGTACCGGCGCGTGATGGAGCTTCAGCAGAGCATCTCGCTGGAGCACAACCGAGAGTTGGTGGGCGCCGAAATGGAGGTGCTGGTCGAAGCGTCGGCGCAAGCGCCGTTCTCGTGGGTCGGGCGCTCGCAGCGCGACGCGCCGGAGATTGACGGCCTGGTCTATCTGCGCGGAGGCAACGAGATCGGGCCCGGGGACTTCATCCGCGCGATCATTACTGGCGCCCGTGAATATGACCTAGAAGGGGAGGTCGTCAGCGCGACGTAGGGGCGAGGCGGCCGCCGACGTTGCCGTTCGCGCGTGACGCGCGGCGGCGCGGGGGCTGCGCGCGCGTCATTCCCGCGGCTCGACGTCTATCTCTACCTCCACTTCCGAGTCGGAGACGGTCGTGATGCCGTCGGGCCGGGTGAGGCGGGCGGTGCGGCTGATATCGCCGTCTATGCCCTCGATGTCGAGCGGCGCCGTGCGGATATACGATACCTGGCGCAGACGCTCGGCATCCCCCGCGATGGTCACCACCGGCGGGCGCACCGAAACGCCGGCGATACGACGGCCCGGCGCCGGGTTGCCCTGCAGACGCACGACGATCGGCACCGTCTCGTAGCTCAGCGTGCGTTCGACCGGAATGACGACTCGCGCCTCGGAACGCGAGAGTTCGACGCCTTCGACGACGTCATCGTTCTCGTCCACAGCCCGCAGCGGATTGGTCTGAGGGGCGTCGGGGCGAGCGGAATTCGCATCCACTTTGACCACGACATGGCTCACGCGCGCGATCGCGTCCCGCACGCCGGACACGGTTACGGTGGTGGGGGTAATCCTGGGTTCCCCGAGGAGGTAACCGGGCGGTGCGGCGCCCACAAGTCTGGCCTCGATATTCATGGTCCGGCTCGTGACGAGCTTGACGGTTACCGTGACCTTGGGTGGCTCGATACGAACGAGGCGAGTCTCGGTGGGTGCGATGTAGCTGACCTCGACCGTCCGCTGCCCCGGGTCGGCGTTTCTCAGGTTGATGTAGGCCGCGGGCGCGGGCGCGGGTGACTCGAGCGCGCCCGGACGACCGCGCAGGAAGAGCCGGACGCGCTGGGGCTCGACGGAGGCAACGTGCTTCTGGCCCACGTTTCTCAACTCGACGGGCACGGTAAAGGCCTGCGTCTCGACCGCCTGCTGCTGGGTGATGGCGACGTACAACCACAGGGAGATGGCGAGCAGCAGGGCCAGTATCTTGTATCTAAGGTTCTGGCGCAGCATAGCTTCCCATTGGCGGATGGAGCAATGCCGGTGGCACCACCGTTATCGAACGCCCCGGCGCGGGCCTGCCGGCCGGTCTACGGCTTCGGCGCGGCCTCGGCTTTCCTTCGCAGCGTCAGCGGACGCTCGCGCTCGGGAGGCACCAAGGCAGTGACGAGATGCTTCCGCAGCGCGTCGTCGGCGAGATTGGTGAACAGCCTACCCTCGAGGGCATAGGACACGGCGCCGCTTTCCTCCGACACGATGACGACCGCCGCGTCGGTCTGCTCGCAGAGGCCGAGAGCGGCGCGATGGCGGGTGCCGAGCAGGGCGCCGACGTCGTACCGTTCGCTCAGGGGCAGGACGCAGCCGGCGGCGACGACGCGGTCATCACGGATCACCGCGGCGCCGTCATGCAGCGGGCTGCCGGGGAAGAACACCGTGCGCAGCAGTTCGGTGGAGACGACGCCGTCCACGCGTTTGCCGGTGCGGATGATATCGTTGAGTCCTACCTCGCGCTCGAGTACGATCAACGCGCCGACCCGGCTTTGCGCGCACTGCCGGGCGGCGCGGACGATCTCGGTGATTAAGCGGGACACCTCCTCGCCCTTCAAGTCAGTTGCGCCGCCGGGCCACAGCCGGCCCCGGCCCAGGCGCTCGAGCGCCAGGCGCAGCTCCGGCTGAAAGAGAATGATGAGGGCGATGACGCCGGGCAGGAGCATCTGCGTCATCAGCCAGTGAAAAGTGTCCAGACCGGCCCACCTGCTGACGCCCACCAGCACCAGTAGCACCGCCACCCCTTTGAGCAGTTGAATGGCGCGCGTGCCGCGCACGAGCAGGAGCAGGTAATAGACCGCCACCGCCACCAGAGCGATGTCGAGGACGGACGCCAGGCTGACGTCAACCTGGACCGTCTGGCGAAGGCTGTCAAAGCGAAGCAGGTTCATTGACGGCCCGGCACGCTGGCAAAACCGCGGCGGTGACGAGTCGGTCGGGCGGAGAAAGTGCTGAACCAGCGGACCGGAGAACCACCCCTCTGAATGGGATTCGTCGACGCAGCGGCCTCCCGCCCGCTGGCCGCGGCTAACCGCAATATATCACACGCGCGCGACGAGTGTCAAATCGCCCGCCGTCGCGGAGTCTCGCCACGCGCCGCCGCGATCGGCGATGGTCGGCTACGGAGGTCCGTACAGCGCCTGCTCGCCGCGGCGCACGTCATCGCCGCGCAGGGCAAGCGATGACCGCACCGTGCGATCCGGATTCAGCCGGATGAAGCCGATGTCCCCGGCGGTCTCCACGCCCGCCGCTTTGACCGAGGACGCGCCCTCGCGGCCGATCAGCAGAACGTCGCGCCTGCCGTCAGTGAACGACACCTCGACAGCGAACGCCTCGCCCCGCCCGCTCGCCGTCGGCGCCGCAAACCTCTGCACCGGCAGCTCCTGCCCCGCGGCCAGTGGATAGAGGAGGTAGGCCGCCCACACCGCGCCGTCGCCCTCAGTCCCCAATATCGGCGTCGGGATGGGGCGCACATCATAGCCGCCGCTCGGAATCCAGCCCTGCACCTCCGGCTGCTCCTGGCCGGAGACGACATCGAGACTAACATCACGGCTGCCCACCGCCCACAAGGCCAGATTGGGCCCTTCCTGGTTACGCGTCAGCGTCAGCAGGGGCGCATCGCCGACCTGGAGTTCGTCCGTGTCGACGTGGAAGATGGCGTCGTAGCGATGCGGTTTCTCGTCACGTGATTGCAGCTCGTCAACGATGAGCCAGTAGTCGGGCTTGACGAAGAAGACGTGGCGGCGGTGGGACGCGGGCGTCGTCTTCCCGGGCCCGTATCCCTCGTCGTAGGTCGCGGCAGCGTAGTCGAAGTCGTCCTCGCTCACCCAGCGCTGCGGCAGGGGTTCGCTCACGACGTAGTGCCATCGGTTCGGCGCCCCGCGCCGGTTCTGCTCGAGGCCGTCAACCATGACTGTGTTGTGAGCGCGTGTGGAGAGGACGTAGCGCCGCCACTGCGACGAATCATAGGGATAGTTGCCGGCGTCAACGATGTGGCGGCGACCGTGCGCATAGAGGACGAACGTCAGCTTGTCCTCGTGCTGGTGGCCGTAGCCGAACGGCCCGGCGTCGAACAGCAGGTAGCGTGCATCCGGCTCCCACCCCGAGCGCATCACGAGGTGGCCCGCGTAGGGGAAGCGATACGAGAGGTGCGCGGGCGCTTCGCCGCCGGCGCCGCCGGTCGCGATGTACTCGAAATCGCGTCGGTGCGGGAAGTAGCGCAGTGCGTCGAGCAGGGCGTAGCGCACGTCGGTCACGCCCGCATCATTGAGCGCCGGCAGGCAGCCGTTGGGCATCGCGGCGTAGGCGTTGTAGTGATACATCTTCTCGAGCTTCGCGGTGAAGTCGGCGGGCAGCGCGGTGTCGCTGAGGCCCGCGAGATCAATCATCCCCTTGAAGTTGCGCAGCGTGACCTGATGGTAGCCGGTGCTCAACTCGATCTGCGCGCCGTCCGGATAGACCTGACGATCGAGTTCGGCATACGCGCGCTCGACGGCCGTGCGGCGCCAGGAGTCGGCTTCCGTGAACTCCGGAAACATCACCCCGACGTGGAACAGCCCGTTGCATTCCATGGCGAGCCAGTTGCCGGAGGTCGGGTGAGCCACCAGGTGGCGGGCCTGCTCGACGACGGACTTGAGCATGGTGACGACGGCGTCGTCGGTGAACGACGGGGATGACAAGAAGTAGTGGAAGGAGTCCATCCAACTGCCGGCGAGCCGGATGCCGGTCTCGATGGTGCGCCAGGCGGCCTCGCGGTTGCGGAAGCCCTCGACCGGCACCGGCTGCGACCGCACCCAGTGCGTCATCTGCGCGGTGAACTCGCGCGCGTAGCGCTCGTCGCCGGTGTCCCAGTATGCTTGGCCCAGCGTCCTCCAGAACGGATGACGGTTGAGCTGCCACGGCCACTCGTTATAGTTGATGGGGTTGAGCGTCCAGTCGACTTCGCCCTCGAACCGATGGCTGACGCCGACGCTCGTCAGCTCGCGCTCCAGGATGCGGTCGGCGGCGGAGGTGTCAGGCAGGTCCGAGTCGAGCACGAGGATCACGCGCGCGTTGGTCGGCCTTGGCGAGTAGGCCCAGAATTCCAATGCGTCAAACCGGCTCCAGTCCCGCGGCACCGCGGAGGTGGATACGCGGCGCGCCAAGTGCGGATACCGCCACCGGCCCGAATGAGCGCCGGAGCGCGCCATCTCGTCGGTCAGTTGTAGGCCGGACCACGCCGCGCGCTCGTCCTCGAAGTCGCAGATGAGCGCGCTCGCCTCCGGCCCGACGAGACGGATGTCGTCGAAGGACAACTCCATCTCGGGGTCGGGGGTCAGGTCCCACCCCGACGCGTTGAATGCCACGGAGCGGATCCAATGCCAGCCGATGGGCTGCCGGCTCGCCGCGAAGTCGCTCTTCTCGAAGCGCACGAGCTTCCATCCCTGCCAATCGACGTCGAGAAAAGCGGCGAAGTAGTCCCACCCCTCACTCCCGCCGGCAGCGGGCAGGCGCACGTCCGGCCGGCCGCGCCAGTCGAAGCGCCATCGGGGTCCGCGGCGCTGCTTCAGATGACGAACGAACTCCGACCTGGCGCGGGCAAGATCGCCTGCGTCGGCCGCCTGCTTGACGGCGCCGAGTTCGGGCCGGGTGAAATCGAGGGCGGTGATGAATTCCTCATCAGTGATGCGCGGGCCGGTCACGTGCTGCTCCTTGGCGAATGTGCTGACGGCGAGACCGCTGATGAGTACGAGGGCAAGCGCAAACACGGCGCGGGAACGCGCCGAGGCGAGGGAGCCGGTCGCAGGCGAGGCCGCACGCAGCGGCGTTCCCGGCCCGCCCGCGCCATCACGCATGAGCCCCTCCGGGCGGCGCCTTGTGGACGCGCAGGTTCTTGATCGTGACTTCGCGGCCGCGCTCGACCTCGAGACCCGGGGCATCGCAGCGCGGGCACCGCAGGGCCGGCATGAAGATATGAAACCCGGGATCCGAGGGCACCTCGATGGCCCCCTCGTACCCGCACTGATCGCACTTCACCTTGGGGGGGATGGTCGCCACCCTGATGTCCGCCCCCTCGGCCACAGTGTCGCGGAAGAGCTGGCGCAGCCAGAACTCCACCTGGTCCGGGTTGAAGAGACTCAGCTCGCCGATCTCGATGTCAACCTCGACCACATCCTGCACCTCGTGCTCGGCGGCTGCCTTCAGCACCGTGCCTTGGATCTGCATCGCCAGGGATAGCTCGTGCATGGCTTCCTCATTCACGCAACGCGGCGGCGCTTGTCACGCCGCGCGGGGCAGCGTGCCGTTCTCGCCGTGTCCCCCCGCGGCTCACAATCCGAGCGCCGCGGCGACCTGCGGGATACCCTCGCCGCCGAGACAGTCGGTGCCCACCACCTCCAGGTCCGGGTTCGCCGCCAGCGCATCCTGCCGCAGTTGATCGAGGTCGGCGTTCACCACCTGCGCCAGGTCCACCTTATTAACAACGGCGACCCGTGCCTCGCGGAAGATGTAGGGGTGCTTGCGCATCATGTACGGTCCCTCCGTCACGGACACAACCACGACGCGCGCGTGAGACCCGAGGGGGAACTCAGCCGGGCAGATCAGGTTGCCCACGTTCTCGATGAAGATGGTATCCACGTCGTGCTGCAGGACCTCGTCGAGCCCCTTGGCGACGACGTTGGCGTCAAGGTGGCATTCCTTGCCGGTGTTGATCTGCACGATGGACACGGCGCCCCGCTTCGCCAGCCGATCGGCGTCAATCGTCGTCGTTAGGTCTCCGGCGAGGACGCCGACGCGGCGGTTCGTGAGGTGCTCGATGAGCGCCCCGATGAGAGACGTCTTGCCGGAGCCGATCGCGCCCATGACATCGAACGCCTTAATGCCGCGCT
Proteins encoded in this region:
- the rimO gene encoding 30S ribosomal protein S12 methylthiotransferase RimO, giving the protein MQVGIISLGCPKNLVDTEVMLGLLAEAGHEITPDARTAEAIIINTCCFIEPAREEAAQAVREALELKERGACRLVIVAGCWPQREGMRLADRFPGVDALIGVNDFPRITEILDGLAARHDPGRPTLRVSPPEFLYDHATPRLLATPPWMAYLKIAEGCDHRCAFCVIPHLRGRLRSRPIESVVAEARGLARRGVKELNVVAQDTTGYGRDLYGTRRICDLLRHLAVVDGVHWLRLMYCFPTEVDDGLIALLRDEPKLCKYIDLPVQHSERAVLRGMRRPGSGERYLELIERLRAEVPAVALRTSILVGFPGETEQNFEALLDFLAAARFDRAGAFVYSREEGTVAAAMAEHVPVEVAQERYRRVMELQQSISLEHNRELVGAEMEVLVEASAQAPFSWVGRSQRDAPEIDGLVYLRGGNEIGPGDFIRAIITGAREYDLEGEVVSAT
- the cdaA gene encoding diadenylate cyclase CdaA is translated as MNLLRFDSLRQTVQVDVSLASVLDIALVAVAVYYLLLLVRGTRAIQLLKGVAVLLVLVGVSRWAGLDTFHWLMTQMLLPGVIALIILFQPELRLALERLGRGRLWPGGATDLKGEEVSRLITEIVRAARQCAQSRVGALIVLEREVGLNDIIRTGKRVDGVVSTELLRTVFFPGSPLHDGAAVIRDDRVVAAGCVLPLSERYDVGALLGTRHRAALGLCEQTDAAVVIVSEESGAVSYALEGRLFTNLADDALRKHLVTALVPPERERPLTLRRKAEAAPKP
- a CDS encoding alginate lyase family protein, producing the protein MRDGAGGPGTPLRAASPATGSLASARSRAVFALALVLISGLAVSTFAKEQHVTGPRITDEEFITALDFTRPELGAVKQAADAGDLARARSEFVRHLKQRRGPRWRFDWRGRPDVRLPAAGGSEGWDYFAAFLDVDWQGWKLVRFEKSDFAASRQPIGWHWIRSVAFNASGWDLTPDPEMELSFDDIRLVGPEASALICDFEDERAAWSGLQLTDEMARSGAHSGRWRYPHLARRVSTSAVPRDWSRFDALEFWAYSPRPTNARVILVLDSDLPDTSAADRILERELTSVGVSHRFEGEVDWTLNPINYNEWPWQLNRHPFWRTLGQAYWDTGDERYAREFTAQMTHWVRSQPVPVEGFRNREAAWRTIETGIRLAGSWMDSFHYFLSSPSFTDDAVVTMLKSVVEQARHLVAHPTSGNWLAMECNGLFHVGVMFPEFTEADSWRRTAVERAYAELDRQVYPDGAQIELSTGYHQVTLRNFKGMIDLAGLSDTALPADFTAKLEKMYHYNAYAAMPNGCLPALNDAGVTDVRYALLDALRYFPHRRDFEYIATGGAGGEAPAHLSYRFPYAGHLVMRSGWEPDARYLLFDAGPFGYGHQHEDKLTFVLYAHGRRHIVDAGNYPYDSSQWRRYVLSTRAHNTVMVDGLEQNRRGAPNRWHYVVSEPLPQRWVSEDDFDYAAATYDEGYGPGKTTPASHRRHVFFVKPDYWLIVDELQSRDEKPHRYDAIFHVDTDELQVGDAPLLTLTRNQEGPNLALWAVGSRDVSLDVVSGQEQPEVQGWIPSGGYDVRPIPTPILGTEGDGAVWAAYLLYPLAAGQELPVQRFAAPTASGRGEAFAVEVSFTDGRRDVLLIGREGASSVKAAGVETAGDIGFIRLNPDRTVRSSLALRGDDVRRGEQALYGPP
- the hypA gene encoding hydrogenase maturation nickel metallochaperone HypA is translated as MHELSLAMQIQGTVLKAAAEHEVQDVVEVDIEIGELSLFNPDQVEFWLRQLFRDTVAEGADIRVATIPPKVKCDQCGYEGAIEVPSDPGFHIFMPALRCPRCDAPGLEVERGREVTIKNLRVHKAPPGGAHA
- the hypB gene encoding hydrogenase nickel incorporation protein HypB yields the protein MTAGEGETFDIELEENLLAKNRELADANRGRLDERGIKAFDVMGAIGSGKTSLIGALIEHLTNRRVGVLAGDLTTTIDADRLAKRGAVSIVQINTGKECHLDANVVAKGLDEVLQHDVDTIFIENVGNLICPAEFPLGSHARVVVVSVTEGPYMMRKHPYIFREARVAVVNKVDLAQVVNADLDQLRQDALAANPDLEVVGTDCLGGEGIPQVAAALGL